From Nicotiana tabacum cultivar K326 chromosome 20, ASM71507v2, whole genome shotgun sequence, one genomic window encodes:
- the LOC107792846 gene encoding zinc finger CCCH domain-containing protein 15 translates to MQRESSTTAGHGGAYNYNTPSSPPSLLSQPNAFNLTSLYSSILFPQNQNSQSLIDQHYHEDLMDRHNRVLSQLLEAEKKTLALRQENINLKMANFNLNNQLSLLLKATSSDYGPGLGLDSVVDGIRRMHIGVGEEETSSDGHSWEDLVADRHLSPTSVMDSGRAEGVNRVLLPKSISVRSNGYLKTIHAGGGSRPQTSTKSVHTAQKVYVKGGGNKKEEQPLELEVYNQGMFKTELCNKWQETGACPYGNNCQFAHGIEELRPILRHPRYKTEVCRMVLNGDPCPYGHRCHFRHTLTDQEKLMRSLNTRS, encoded by the exons ATGCAGAGAGAAAGCTCAACAACCGCCGGCCACGGTGGCGCGTACAACTACAACACTCCGTCATCGCCGCCGTCGTTACTCAGTCAACCAAATGCATTCAATCTAACATCACTTTACTCGTCGATTTTATTCCCTCAAAATCAAAATTCTCAGTCGCTTATTGACCAGCATTATCATGAAGATCTCATGGATCGTCACAACAGAGTATTATCTCAGCTCCTCGAAGCAGAGAAAAAAACCCTAGCTCTTCGTCAAGAGAACATCAACTTAAAAATGGCGAATTTCAATTTGAACAATCAGCTGTCGTTGTTGCTGAAGGCTACGAGTTCGGATTATGGGCCGGGTTTGGGCCTGGATTCGGTTGTGGATGGGATACGGAGAATGCATATTGGTGTTGGTGAGGAGGAGACGTCCAGTGACGGGCATTCGTGGGAAGATTTAGTTGCGGATCGTCATTTGAGCCCAACTAGCGTGATGGATTCAGGTCGGGCTGAGGGCGTGAATCGGGTTCTATTGCCCAAGAGTATATCTGTACGTTCTAATGGTTACTTGAAAACAATTCATGCTGGTGGTGGAAGTAGGCCGCAGACTTCGACCAAATCAGTCCACACAGCG CAAAAGGTGTATGTGAAAGGAGGAGGTAATAAAAAGGAAGAACAACCACTTGAATTAGAGGTGTACAATCAAGGCATGTTCAAGACTGAACTCTGTAACAAATGGCAAGAAACAGGGGCATGTCCATATGGAAACAACTGCCAATTTGCTCATGGCATTGAAGAACTTCGTCCAATCCTTCGCCACCCCCGCTACAAAACTGAGGTATGCCGAATGGTCCTCAATGGTGATCCCTGTCCTTACGGTCATCGCTGCCATTTCCGTCACACACTCACTGACCAAGAAAAGCTCATGAGATCACTCAATACCAGGTCTTAA
- the LOC142174876 gene encoding uncharacterized protein LOC142174876, with translation MTGDKQLFKTIIILDGGMVTFGDKSKGNVIGIGKVPLNSTCDVDEVYLVDELGYNLLNLFGPTRTSSIGGRKYTFVIIDDFSRFTWVIFLSHKDKALSNFEVFYKKVQREKGYYISTIRRDHGGEFENRAFENFYNDQGISHNFSSPKSPQQNRVVEHKNRTLQDMGITTKRSQKFNSHVALISQLEPKKVDEALKDDYLIKAMKDELDQFEKNKVWDFVPKPSNTSILGTKWVFKNKLNKSGQVVCNKARVVSQGYSQQEGIDYDETFVHVARLKSIRILLDFAAHKGFKLFQMNVKRVFLNGYISEEVYVKQPPGFVSDSC, from the exons ATGACTGGTGACAAACAATTATTCAAAACAATCATCATACTAGATGGAGGAATGGTTACCTTTGGAGATAAATCAAAAGGGAATGTAATTGGAATTGGAAAGGTTCCCCTCAACTCAACATGTGATGTTGATGAAGTATACCTGGTTGATGAACTTGGTTACAATCTTCTCA ATTTGTTTGGTCCAACTAGAACTTCTAGTATTGGTGGTAGAAAATATACTTTTGTTATTATAGATGATTTTTCTCGTTTCACTTGGGTTATTTTTCTGAGTCATAAAGATAAAGCTTTAAGTAATTTTGAAGTCTTCTATAAGAAGGTTCAACGTGAAAAGGGATACTACATTTCCACTATCAGAAGAGACCATGGAGGAGAGTTTGAGAACAGAGCATTTGAAAACTTCTACAATGATCAAGGAATCTCTCACAACTTCTCTTCACCAAAATCACCTCAACAGAATAGAGTGGTTGAACATAAAAATAGAACTTTGCAGGACATG GGTATCACTACCAAAAGATCTCAGAAGTTCAACTCTCATGTGGCCTTAATAtcacaacttgagccaaagaAGGTGGATGAAGCCCTTAAAGACGACTACTTGATCAAAGCTATGAAAGATGAACTTGATCAGTTTGAAAAGAATAAAGTGTGGGATTTTGTTCCAAAACCATCAAATACTTCCATTTTAGGAACTAAATGGGTCTTCAAAAATAAGCTGAATAAATCTGGTCAAGTGGTTTGTAACAAAGCACGGGTAGTTTCTCAAGGTTACTCTCAGCAAGAGGGAATCGACTATGATGAAACATTTGTACATGTAGCAAGATTGAAGTCTATTCGAATACTACTTGATTTTGCTGCTCATAAAGGATTCAAACTATTTCAAATGAATGTAAAAAGAGTCTTTCTAAATGGATACATCTCTGAAGAAGTGTACGTGAAGCAACCTCCTGGCTTTGTTAGTGACagttgttga